From the genome of Ziziphus jujuba cultivar Dongzao chromosome 4, ASM3175591v1:
cctttataaggcatgctttgttccttttccaaccaatgtggaatcttacaatccaccctccttaggatccagcgtcctcgctggcacaccgatctgggtactggctctgatagcaaatgtaacagcccagtccacccgcatgtgatattgtcctctttgggctccGCCCGTATGGGTTTAAAATGCATCATAAAGGAAAGGTATTCACATCCTTATAAGACATGCTTCGTtatcctttccaaccgatgtgggatctcacaatgtGACCCCAAGACTTTCTACTCATGGCCAGCCTTTCTTTATCCGAGTTCCATATATCAACACATTTGACACCAATTGTGTGCTATTGAGGTTCACCGACAAGAACTACTCTCGCGAGTCTCGCACGTAAACGACTATGATTGCTTCTAGCATCAGGGCTAATAGTCATTAAGACTCACGCTACCCGACAAGCAAACCCCGATGGCCTCATGTCCACTCGATAGCTTAAAGCTCGATCTTGTGCCAAAATCTAGCCAGCAACCTAGCTCTGCATTCGAACCTTGGTCCATACATATCCTAAATAACACATGAACTTGAAAtatgcacaccagcatcatgcTAACATGCCACCCAAAGTAACAACACAAGATCTTAAGCCTACATATGAATGTCACACGATGGCACAGAGTAGCCCCATCTGTGCCCACTTGCTTCCAACCCTCTCAAGTGGGGCAGAACACGAGCCCTTACTTTATGGCACATTTGCTACAACCTTATAACAAAGGCCCATGTGTGTCTTATGCATTGCCAAtggaaaacggcatagcgaatgctacactcaATTTTTGGCACAAGAGTGACTCGTAATACCAGCTCACAGCGCCTACCAGTACTGCCCTCGAGACTCCTTGTCCCTCGGAGAGATAAGACTACCTCCGTGGCACTTTATGCTCGTCCCATGGCTTGCCATTGCCCGTGGAAGGCTCACTTAGCCCATGCCCGAAGCCAAGGCCGGAGACCATGGAGAGCCAAACACGGACCACCCCTATAATGAGCTTATTTAGACATTTCATTTCTGACAATTGTaaatatcactttgtgcgaaaaaatcataatagagttttttttagcAAACCTTCATATTTTGATCCGCCATTCGACATACACCTTTCTAGTAACATTATTAAGAGATTTCCATAGTCTGAGATTAAAGAtcctaaatttcaaatatttatgaaataccaATAGATCATTTTCAAGGTGCAAACCATCACACACTACATGTGAAATTTAACAACTTAATATAAAATAGTGTTAATATTTTAGAGTTGAACAACATTATTGATACAGGCAAGTAGATCATGGTGTCAAATATAAATGTTAAAGTATATATTGCAAAAACAGTGAAAGGTTAAGGGATAATGATGTAAAAAACCCATATTAGGAGTTAATTTCAACTATAGTTTTTCAACTTTGTCCAAATTCATATTTAGTCCATAAACTTTCAGACATTTTACCTGCAACACTTAATCGAGACAAGggtataaatattttgatacacTTATAAttgtacaattataattaatttatatttaaatataatttttggataaatgtTGAAAATGtgtcatataaataatatatttttaaaaacaaataaagaaaaaaaaaactatttttgaaaaaaggaaaaaaatatctaGCCAGACACGTACTACTCATAATTGTTggaaaatatgctttttttttttttttggttgttgtcgTTGTTGTTTTTCCCTCTTTCTTCTCCCCTTCCCTCTCTCAACCTTTTTCTCTAGCTTTCAAAAGTCTGATCTAACTCcgacggttttttttttttttttttttttttttaggtcaaAAACCCAATTTCATTAATCGCTAATTCAAAGGAATGTTGCTAGATCTAATGACGATCCCGGAAACTAGTACTGAAAAACACACCCCTTGGACTTAAACTCTTTCCTCGGTAAACTGAGAAACCATCTCTAACAGGGTATGTCAGAATCACGGGTTGCGTATCTTCTGTTTGATTTTAGCTCctcaatttatttgtttattggtttAAATCAATAAGGggatttgtttttttcccctcaatttGTTGGTACAATGATGATAGTGAACTGTCGGACACTATTGGAAAAACAGTACATTCTGGCATTCTGACATTGTTTCTTTTTGGATTGGCTGAGTTACAGTGGTCGTCATGAGGTAAATACTTTCTAAATTCATTTGGCGAATAAGAATTTGATCTTGAAATATATGAACTCTTTGTACACTCTGAATGGAAATTGCCTTCTCTATATGAATATTTTCtcctgatttatttattttgccagTATTTTGGAGGTAAATGAAAAGAAGGATCGGAAGCAGAAGAATAGGGgtaaaggaaagagaaaggCAACAGGAAGGGAACTAGGAAGATTTGCatttttgatttctttaatGGTGAAACCATTAGGGTTTGAGGTTGGAGCAGTGGACTTAGATCAGATCTGCAAAGACCATAGAAGAGAAAGGAATGAAGAGAAAGGGAAAGGATaaacgaaggaaaaaaaaaaaaaaaagttgaatatttttcaaaaaatatttattttttcaaacatttttcaaaaaaataatatatgtatttttttaaatgtgcaattaccatatatatatatatatatattatcatcattttctgcattatattaaaaaagctaatatagttttttattgggtaattaaaaaaaattatagttatcaCCCTAtccaatgaaaacaaaaaattgttcatttttctaaactaatccaaaataatttaaattaacatatactttaaataacatttattcaaattttctaattatttgtttttgtattaaaaaaattgaaaaagttgaaaagcaaaaaaaataataacaataatttatttctattaAGGACACAAGGATAATTGAAGATACCATTTCAACGGCATAAAAGTAATTTACATTGACACAGAAGAGAGAGTAAGAGGTTTAAATGGTAAATGGACAGCAGGGattgaaatgtttaaaaatttaaagaataaagtTAAATTTAGGAGTTTGTAGGGGATGTTTGTGGAACCCAGACATTGATGGGACAGCAGCACAAGATTGATGCTAAAGGGTATTGATTTACCGCTTGTTGTTAATTCgaataaataatgaataaaaaaaggtatttataaaaaaaaaaaaaaagaaagtaaaaaaaggtgtttgtgaaaaataaaataataagcagACAAGAACAAGAGCTTTTTTAAAGAGCTCGATCTATCTTTGCGATGgaccaataataatataacagttTTTATCTGTtgtaaatgataataatttttttcaagcaaacaaaaaaaaaaaatggtagtaattttttttttaatgaataaaaatagcAAAAGGTTAAGAACTTAGTTCcatgaataaatataatttcatgaTTGTTTTAATTGATGGTATGCACCATGATCATATCAATGATATTGCATcgaaatttgtaattttaccGTAAAGAAAAGtgaacaaattttattaatttttatgatttgttGCCGCCCAAAGTGGCCTTAAAATTatttcatcccaaaaaaaaaaaaaaaaaaaaaaacatgtgtcTTAAAAATTACTTGCCTTCAAAGACGGATAAAACAAAgcaatccaccaaaaaaaatcaaaaaagaaaaaagaaaaaagaaaaagaaaaagaaaaagaaagcagcctgcaaaataatttgaaatgaaatCACAACAGATTTTGCAGCTTTTTAAGATTTATCAGATCTTAATAgcaaatataaattgaaaagataaaattagTATGCTAAAAGgacattataaaaaatatatataactatcacatgttaataataaataaataataaattaattgaaaaagaaaaaattacttttttttttctttctctttttaagtattaaaataAGACAAATCTCATAAATGGGTTCAAATTGTACTGTAAAGATGTAGAAGATgagcaaaaagaaataatatatgtgagataaatatattaaaaaaattataaaacaaaaatcaaaagctGCCATGGGACACACCAGACAGGGCCATGTGTTAGatagattaataaaataattttatttatttattattttcttttcccattCCTTTTAGTTTTCACAAAGTATATCTGTTTCAAGCTGCCTACAATATCACAGTATCGGTTTCTGCTTTCTTTCAAAACCAACAATAATCTCTTTGAAGCCTTTGCAATCCAAATTGGCAAACTGCACATAAAACCAACAATAATCTCCTTGAAACCTTTGCAATCCAAATTGGCAAACTGCACATAAAACTAAAAGCACTGTACACCTCATGCAATAGTACCCAAATTGTTTACATGGGTATCCTCTGTTCATTTTTTGCCCATAACCTTTTATCTAAATCTTCTTTATTGCCCAATATTTCGTCaaaatattcttcttttttgtttttgcttttggatTAACAGAGATCTATATTCTTTCTCCctgtcttatttttttatttttttattttcctacaTCTAACTATCAGTAAACGCCACaaaaatcatttcttttttcagaaaaatcaacaaaaagtaaaaaggaaCAAAAGATATTTTGCATAGAATGCGAAAATACTAAACTTTCGCAACCGACAACATTTTTCTCATGTCCAAAAATTTATGAACCAtggcaagggaaaaaaaaaaaaaaaagcttcacaataaaataaaataaaatagaaaccttAGATCTGCAAATCTAGAAATTTGCAAGGATACCCATTTTTAAcccaaaacaatatatatatatatatatattgatgttgATTGGATTATAGTggaaggaaaattttggaattggaAAAGTGGAACACGGGTTTTGCATAATGGGTGTATTTTCTCCATTTAatctccttcattttttttgaataattcacCCCCTTCATTTAACCATTTCCTCTTATTAGATTGTCGTTataatagtttaatattttattgtcgGAGGCAATTTGGAAAAAGGAATATAACCATTacctgtatttttattttttattttttattttttactggtGAAGAGGAGGCATATCCCAGAAGCATCACTTATAATCCTTTTATTAGCCTTTGAAAGAATGGAAAAGAGCCAATAATCGTTTCTGTGCTGTTGGCTTCACCGGCCTGAAGGAGGAGAAATTTAGTCACCGGCCTGTAGAGGGAAGGTTAAATGGGGgaaggaaaacaattaaaaatgaaaaaaaaaaaaaggcatgcttaaaagaataaacaagagagagagaatgtaCGAGACATGCGTTGgcagaagaaaagtaaaaaaaattaaatgttatgtttatgttgatgattatttatatttatttttatccttatgtaattataatttatgttcATTTCCTGGCAAACGaatttctttataaaataacttttgaaagtgtggaaaaaattatttttgtttataatattttatattgaaagtatttttgttatcataaaaaattaaactatgtTGAGCACTATATTTAAAAGTTTGATTAAAGAAATgaaactatattaaaaaaaaattgaaaaactataAGAAAAGCATGACTATAAGAGGAGTAtgtgtaattttaattaaagacTAGATTAGAAGTTTGTGTAATATAACATTTATGTTTCTCTCTTTTATTCTTCTCACTTCTCTTTTCTGAACCCCTAAATCATGCATAACCTTAGTATTTTTGGTTATACGCAATAGGAAATTCCATGTTTATGGGGCCAGCATACATAAAACATTAATTCATGATTCAATCAGAAAAGATAATTAAGTAGGTGAATTAATATCTCTCTAATATCCTTATCCACCATGTTAGTTCCGTCCTCAACATTTGCTTCTCCGCCATCCACCAAAGATCTAGGatataatatgtaaaatttgTAATCAAGAGCTACATTAACATAAACGTGATTGTTCCTTAATATAATACATGCACATTATTTCTCTAGTGTCTATACATGTTTATCCAACTGGGAATGAAGGTATTTATCGAATATAATATTGGATCTCTGAATCAGTGCATTCATATCCACTGAAAGTTTTGATAGGCTCATGACCTGGTATCTTTCCATATGTCTCCTATTAAAAACGTGAATATTGTTTATAAagttacaaattaatattaaaacgttttaattaataatatatatgtgagtACAGATGGCCGACATTATTAACTGTTGCAGACgtatatatcttttaatttccATATTAATATAGTTACTCGAAGTAgatatttttgagaatttgcTTTTTTAGGGCTCATCTGATAACGATATGTGCTTCAATGGCAAAccaatttaacttttgataattGGTCAGTCACTagcttgtttttcttatttaatttgatGCATCTGCcaagataatattttaacatttatgTCATACAGTTGGCACGCCATTGTTAAATTACATAACCGAGCGAGTAAAACtttattctaataaaaaaaaaaaaatggatatcaTGAATATTAGGTAAATGAATAtgagagaagaaagaaacacGTGCTTCGCATGGGCCGGAAAGGATATGCATATTCTATTCAAAACTGCAGACTGCGAGGCGTATAAAAGAGCAAACATTCTATTCATTCATCACCggcaaaattaataaattcttttgagcaaaccaaaaagtaaagaaaGTCTCACTTGTCCCAATGGCTCTTAGTTCCTTTGCTTCGGTCCCTTCAGTTTTCACTTTTACTACTAGACTGCAACCAACACCATCTACTCCTGGTGTCTCATTTCCAACATCAAAAACAGGGACTTCTCTTGGTTCAATCCGAATCATGGCCAATACTAAAAATTCTCGAGAAAGCAACATTGCTCGGCGATCTGCAAACTATCAAACCCCAATTTGGCATTTTGACTACATTCAGTCACTAAGAAGCGATTTTGTGGTAATATattgtttgttgtttttgtgttatacttttaatattaattcccTGTTTCTGCTAATTGATTGTTGAATTACATTGTTGTTCAAAGTTTAAGTTTATAGGAAATGGATCATAGTTATTTTATAGTTTCTTAACACTTCTATTCATCTAAGTCGAGTTTTATAATTTCGGACTTATTTGGTTCTTTACATATCTAATTTTGTCTCAAATACCATATTtgaattactattttttattttcaaaactttaaGCTTATGAAATGTGCAtgacaattatatttatattatcttaatattgGTGACCATATAGGGAGAACCATATGCGAGAAGAATCAATAAGCTGAAAGAAAATGTGAAAGTGATGCTCGAGAAGGAAGTAGATCCCATAGCACAACTAGAGCAGATTGATGTGTTGCAAAGGCTTGGACTGGCTTATCATTTTGAGGATGAAGTAGAAAATATATTGAAGAGAGTATACCATACGAATTTTGGTAATGGAActtggaaaaataatttatatgccACAGCCCTTGCATTTAGACTTCTCAGACAACACGGGTATTCGGTTCCTCAAGGTAAGGCAACCTAGGAAGACAAGTTTAGAAAATTTGGTTATAAAAGAATTGAGTTTAAACTAACCTACATAGCTAATTTAAAGTTTTCAATTGCAGAGGTTTTCAATGATTTCAAGGATGAGAAGGGGAATTTCAAGTCCTGCATGTGTGAGGATACCATGGGGATGCTATACTTGTATGAAGCTTCATACCATTGCATAGAAGGCGAAAATCTTTTGAAGGAAGCAAGAGATTTTGCAACCAAACATCTGCAAGAATACGTCGGTCGACGAAAAGGAGATCAAAATTGTGATCTTTCAATGTTAGTGAACCATGCCTTGGAGCTTCCTTTGCACTGGAGAATGCTAAGGTTGGAGACCAGGTGGTTCATTGATGTATATGAAAAGAGACAAGACATGAATCGAAGCCTGCTTGAGCTTGCTGAATTGGATTTCAATTTGGTGCAATCAATACACCAAGAAGATCTTAAATATGCATCCAGGTAGGAAACATAAAGAAAGCTGCAGAATCTCAAACCAGATCTTATAATTTAGTAATTTTGATCTGAGATGATCTTAATATTGCCAAAAGTATTAtccaagtttaaaatttttattgttgaacctcatttttatatatatgaatattaatatgcatatagGTGGTGGAGAAGCACAGGCCTTGGAGAAAATTTGAGCTTTGCGAGGGACAGGTTGATGGAGAACTTTTTCTGGACTGTAGGAGTGATATTTGAACCTCAGTTTGGATATTGTAGAAGAATGTCCACAAAG
Proteins encoded in this window:
- the LOC107417025 gene encoding myrcene synthase, chloroplastic, with product MALSSFASVPSVFTFTTRLQPTPSTPGVSFPTSKTGTSLGSIRIMANTKNSRESNIARRSANYQTPIWHFDYIQSLRSDFVGEPYARRINKLKENVKVMLEKEVDPIAQLEQIDVLQRLGLAYHFEDEVENILKRVYHTNFGNGTWKNNLYATALAFRLLRQHGYSVPQEVFNDFKDEKGNFKSCMCEDTMGMLYLYEASYHCIEGENLLKEARDFATKHLQEYVGRRKGDQNCDLSMLVNHALELPLHWRMLRLETRWFIDVYEKRQDMNRSLLELAELDFNLVQSIHQEDLKYASRWWRSTGLGENLSFARDRLMENFFWTVGVIFEPQFGYCRRMSTKVNALITVIDDIYDVYGTLDELELFTDVVERWDVNALDQLPDYMKICFLALHNTINEMAYDVLREKRLDILKYLKKSWADICKSYLLEAKWYYSGYKPTLQEYIENAWISISAPVILVHAFFFVTNEITEEALQCLEEYPNVIRWSSIILRLADDLGTSSDELKRGDVPKSIQCYMHETGASENEAREYIKRMIGEIWEKMNEDGVPSSNFSKTYIGIAKNLARMAQCMYQHGDGHGVQDKETKDRVLSLLINPISLHD